A single genomic interval of Littorina saxatilis isolate snail1 linkage group LG17, US_GU_Lsax_2.0, whole genome shotgun sequence harbors:
- the LOC138952320 gene encoding uncharacterized protein, with amino-acid sequence MPQEAVKGTFVPFTDQDKIWKANVRRTMKNQAHGWPSRWSFLVDEYKKMYEALEGKRPLSPYDEEANARRPLAERIAELGKFVDKVYLPPIDKMPPSTSIPKTTSGWYGYAPKIGGWSLVTERQKWTKARPTIVQHDLIKLLEWPMDFYE; translated from the exons ATGCCTCAAGAAGCAGTGAAAGGAACGTTTGTCCCCTTCACCGATCAAGATAAAATATG GAAGGCCAACGTACGACGCACTATGAAAAACCAAGCGCACGGCTGGCCGAGCCGATGGTCATTTCTTGTAGATGAATACAAAAAG ATGTACGAGGCCTTGGAAGGCAAGAGGCCGCTGTCCCCCTACGACGAGGAAGCCAATGCTCGGCGGCCGCTTGCGGAGAGAATCGCCGAATTGGGAAAGTTCGTCGATAAAGTCTATCTGCCGCCCATTGACAAAATGCCACCATCAACCAGCATTCCTAA AACAACCTCGGGGTGGTACGGCTACGCTCCGAAGATAGGAGGGTGGAGCCTGGTGACGGAGCGACAGAAGTGGACCAAGGCCCGGCCAACGATCGTCCAGCACGACTTGATCAAGCTCCTCGAGTGGCCGATGGACTTCTATGAATGA
- the LOC138952582 gene encoding uncharacterized protein, whose translation MPQEALKGTFVPFTDQDKIWKANVRRTMKNQAHGWPSRWSFLVDEYKKMYEALEGKRPLSPYDEEANARRPLAERIAELGKFVDKVYLPPIDKMPPSTSIPKTTSGWYGYAPKIGGWSLVTERQKWTKARPTIVQHDLIKLLEET comes from the exons ATGCCTCAAGAAGCATTGAAAGGAACGTTTGTCCCCTTCACCGATCAAGATAAAATATG GAAGGCCAACGTACGACGCACTATGAAAAACCAAGCGCACGGCTGGCCGAGCCGATGGTCATTTCTTGTAGATGAATACAAAAAG ATGTACGAGGCCTTGGAAGGCAAGAGGCCGCTGTCCCCCTACGACGAGGAAGCCAATGCTCGGCGGCCGCTTGCGGAGAGAATCGCCGAATTGGGAAAGTTCGTCGATAAAGTCTATCTGCCGCCCATTGACAAAATGCCACCATCAACCAGCATTCCTAA AACAACCTCGGGGTGGTACGGCTACGCTCCGAAGATAGGAGGGTGGAGCCTGGTGACGGAGCGACAGAAGTGGACCAAGGCCCGGCCAACGATCGTCCAGCACGACTTGATCAAGCTCCTCGAGGAAACTTGA
- the LOC138952583 gene encoding uncharacterized protein encodes MHHAGKLTSAASAPKPPLDTTTTSAITGSPPHRRTQTGTPSGIPSYDSHSKGNTALSIHAPPLFPHPALSLDPPQLPPPPPLHSSRQPSMAGVGVAGSGVTGDGGHVMVHWTQSGPSVHQRADRVGQQSGEEDDDMEDDDDELLTPPPPRERLSYTRYQLELLNGIYLAVRYPNSVQKQLIAKRVGISREQVKIWFQNRRRKDVVGGGKASSADKSPTSPSTSTQDPTSPSDSSCSSPAPSKNSNGDPQDGSKKSPDAMEGGEGQGEGQKSRMVPDAVVNGCISELKRFSDEKLKERKEKRKAKGKRRAHAPAVTGSANQPISRLFQAYDMVAPPNKVTPTAAAYINTSANRFNHSQNTSAFSNPRDYLVNASTMPRLAWDTGLDSLMSQSLSASATDQLAHSRAFGGLGMAGLGMGLLPLSQAQSAGGTLAGMVGPHDSLPVLSDLLSYRQHMEAADSSSRASRDSSLSQSSLLSSNSAASRDSTKLPNLRPAHHNGMAPPHPPSPFGLPRVYPFPFIADPPIMLSSLHQQDPLRHPPHWPHPHATPPSAPAAHFGPMVTMNGMDAYKPVMISSLSNPFFSPSANPAHWPPHPSADPATGTGFSQL; translated from the exons GTATTCCCTCTTACGACAGCCACAGCAAAGGGAACACTGCTCTCTCCATCCATGCACCTCCCCTCTTCCCGCACCCCGCTCTGTCCCTCGACCCCCCTCagctgccccctccccctcctctgcACAGCAGCCGTCAGCCGAGCATGGCCGGCGTGGGTGTAGCGGGCTCGGGGGTCACGGGAGATGGGGGTCATGTCATGGTCCACTGGACACAGAGTGGACCCAGCGTCCACCAACGTGCGGACCGTGTCGGCCAGCAGTCGGGGGAGGAGGACGACGATATGGAGGATGATG ACGATGAGCTGCTGACGCCGCCCCCGCCCCGAGAGAGGTTGAGCTACACACGCTACCAGCTGGAGCTGCTAAACGGCATCTACCTGGCTGTGCGCTACCCCAACAGCGTGCAGAAACAGCTCATCGCCAAGAGGGTCGGCATCTCCAGGGAACAGGTCAAG ATCTGGTTTCAGAACCGCAGGAGGAAAGACGTTGTGGGCGGCGGCAAGGCGTCGTCAGCAGACAAGTCTCCCACCTCTCCCTCCACCTCCACTCAGGACCCCACATCCCCTTCAgactcctcctgctcctccccCGCCCCTAGCAAGAACAGTAACGGTGACCCTCAAGATGGCAGCAAGAAGAGCCCGGATGCTATGGAAGGGGGTGAAGGTCAAGGTGAGGGTCAGAAGTCAAGGATGGTGCCGGATGCTGTGGTGAATGGATGTATATCGGAGCTGAAACGATTCAGCGATGAGAAACTGAAGGAGAGGAAGGAGAAGCGCAAAGCTAAAGGCAAACGTCGGGCACACGCACCT GCTGTGACTGGCAGCGCCAACCAGCCAATCAGCAGGCTGTTTCAGGCGTACGACATGGTGGCTCCGCCCAACAAAGTCACGCCCACTGCCGCCGCCTACATCAACACGTCGGCCAATCGTTTTAATCACTCTCAAAACACTTCGGCATTTAGCAATCCACGTGACTATCTGGTCAACGCTTCTACCATGCCTCGTCTGGCTTGGGACACGGGTCTGGACTCACTGATGAGCCAATCGCTGAGTGCTAGTGCCACTGACCAGCTGGCTCATTCTCGAGCGTTTGGTGGACTAGGGATGGCGGGTTTGGGTATGGGTTTGCTGCCGCTGAGTCAGGCTCAGAGTGCTGGAGGAACACTGGCCGGTATGGTGGGGCCTCACGACAGTCTACCTGTTCTCTCTGATCTCCTTAGCTACAGGCAGCACATGGAGGCTGCCGACAGTTCTTCACGTGCCAGCCGTGACTCCTCCCTGTCTCAGTCCTCGCTCCTGTCTTCCAACTCTGCTGCCAGCAGAGACTCGACCAAACTGCCAAACCTTCGCCCCGCCCACCACAACGGTATGGCCCCGCCCCACCCTCCTTCGCCTTTCGGACTGCCCCGTGTGTACCCATTCCCCTTCATCGCTGACCCGCCCATCATGCTGTCCAGTTTGCATCAACAGGACCCCCTCCGCCACCCCCCTCACTGGCCCCACCCCCACGCCACCCCGCCATCCGCTCCTGCTGCTCATTTCGGCCCCATGGTAACGATGAACGGTATGGATGCTTACAAACCCGTCATGATCTCGTCGCTTAGCAACCCCTTCTTCTCCCCCTCTGCCAACCCCGCCCACTGGCCGCCCCACCCCAGTGCTGATCCTGCGACGGGAACAGGCTTCTCGCAACTTTGA